Within Takifugu rubripes chromosome 20, fTakRub1.2, whole genome shotgun sequence, the genomic segment cagcagaggggaggacggtAGGCCGGTGTGCAAAAGGAGGAAGGTCGGCTCTGAGTGCAGGCGAACAGTTTGTAGCAAACCCACTACTCGAGTGGCACCGAAGGAGGTGTCAAACCGGGGCACAAAAAGAAAGGCCCAGTCAGACCTAGAAGCacccaggaagagaaagaggactGAACCAGTGACGGTTCCTCACAATGTGTCTTTTCCCGAGCTGCGGCCATCAAGCACAGCAAAGCCCAAGAATATCTTGGAGCCactcagcagaggtgaggttaTTGTGGacggtgtatgtgtgtgtgtgtttgtgtttgtgtgcactatAGCTGTAGTAAATCTGTATTTGCAGAAGAATATGAGAAACAATATATTGAAGATtcacagctgggagaaggaggtTATGGAACAGTGTATAGTGGTTATAGAAGGCACGATTTATTTCCAgtaagtatttttatttgaatcacacCAAACGCACATACACATTTAATCATCACTGATCTCCTTGACACATGattttttcctgcaggtggcAATCAAGCACATTGATAAGGACATGGTCAAGTTCCTCTCTTCAGGTGATAAACGGTGAGGAACGCTGCGCCCCACTGGAGATGGTACTGATGACGATGGCGGCAAGGGACTCTGTAGGGGAAAATGCAGCGGTATCCCCATTAGCATGGACTGAGCTTGATTATGAAGTCTTGCTGATTATGGAGAGGCCAAATTACTGCATGAGCCTGTTCGACTTCAACAATGGCCAAATAGAGGAACGCCTGGCTAAGGTAATAATGCTGGCTATCATGTTACGGTGGACCACCTCCCACCGCTGCAGAGCTCAGTCTGATAATATCTTTGgatgttctttaactcttctttctgtccatcaggaattcatgaggcagctggtggaagctgcaattGAAATCCATAAGGCAGGCGTCTTCCACCGCGatttaaaagcagaaaaccTACTCCTCCAATTCTATGATGCTTGGCGCATTCCTCGAGTGCGCGTCATtgactttggttgtggctgGTTTGTGACGCCGGGATATTGCAGCTACGCCGGTACGGCTGAACTCATGCTGACGTCTGATTTGGAGCTTTTCAGTGGACACTTTaattcaaaacctttttcttttctcacaggAACCCATTGCTTTAGGCCTCCAGAGGTTGACCACCGGGGAACCTATGAAGCTGGCCCGACCACCGTCTGGCAACtcggctgcatcctcctccaactTCTCAGTGTAAATACTGACTTGTTTGTAACAAGGATGCAGCActgccaaaatgtcctcatgtaCACCATAATGGAGCTGAAAGTGTCTGAAGGTAAAGAGATGCTACTGCTTCTTCTTTGTTAATATTTTGCAATTGTCTGAACTTGTAATTAATGAATGCAGCTTTCGTGCTAACGgtcacttttctctccgtctacCCTCCTCAGACTGTAAGAAGTTTTTGATGAGCTGTTTGCTCGTCAACCCAGATCAGCGTCTTAACCTGGGACAGATGTTGTGCCACCCGTGGTTCCATTGACAGCTGATGTCCCTCtattttactttacttttcaaGAAATGTGAACCTTATAATGATCTGTAACCATTTATCATCACTGcctaaataaacacactatTTTCCT encodes:
- the LOC115247139 gene encoding serine/threonine-protein kinase pim-2-like, which gives rise to MVLMTMAARDSVGENAAVSPLAWTELDYEVLLIMERPNYCMSLFDFNNGQIEERLAKVIMLAIMLRWTTSHRCRAQSDNIFGCSLTLLSVHQEFMRQLVEAAIEIHKAGVFHRDLKAENLLLQFYDAWRIPRVRVIDFGCGWFVTPGYCSYAGTHCFRPPEVDHRGTYEAGPTTVWQLGCILLQLLSVNTDLFVTRMQHCQNVLMYTIMELKVSEDCKKFLMSCLLVNPDQRLNLGQMLCHPWFH